A genomic region of Xyrauchen texanus isolate HMW12.3.18 chromosome 29, RBS_HiC_50CHRs, whole genome shotgun sequence contains the following coding sequences:
- the bcl2l10 gene encoding bcl-2-like protein 10 → MSCWLREQTLMLVEDYIGFCSGIQQTPPSESAEAMRCLAKEMEQQHRTKFRALSQEFIDACGSDPSKCLQSIMRELVVDGKLNWGRVVSIFTFTGVLASELSSRGEDCEGSWRLAETIADYLGGEKQDWLVENGGWEGFCRFFHNARQLNQESSMKTALFAAAGVGLAGLTFLLVR, encoded by the exons ATGTCCTGTTGGTTGAGGGAACAAACATTGATGCTGGTAGAAGATTACATCGGGTTCTGCAGTGGGATCCAACAGACGCCTCCCAGCGAGTCAGCAGAGGCCATGAGATGCCTAGCCAAAGAGATGGAGCAACAGCACAGAACCAAATTCCGAGCTCTCTCCCAAGAATTCATTGATGCCTGTGGATCGGATCCCAGCAAGTGTCTGCAGAGCATTATGAGGGAACTGGTGGTAGATGGGAAACTGAACTGGGGTAGGGTGGTCTCCATCTTTACTTTCACTGGAGTGCTGGCCAGCGAGTTGTCCTCCAGAGGAGAAGATTGCGAGGGCTCCTGGAGACTGGCCGAGACCATAGCTGACTATCTGGGAGGGGAAAAACAAGACTGGCTGGTGGAAAATGGAGGCTGG gagggtttctgcaggtttttCCACAATGCAAGACAGCTGAACCAAGAGTCGTCGATGAAGACAGCACTGTTCGCAGCGGCTGGAGTGGGTTTAGCTGGCCTAACCTTTCTCTTAGTACGCTAA
- the gnb5b gene encoding guanine nucleotide-binding protein subunit beta-5b — protein MCDQTFLAITFGPCDNCSHSKPLMNIYLKNEPINYCSLCVELMACQGLAKGETINTLKVESDSLKSKLEEERAKLHDVELHQVAEKIDSLGQFVMKTRRTLKGHGNKVLCMDWCRDKRRIVSSSQDGKVIVWDAFTTNKEHAVTMPCTWVMACAYAPSGCAVACGGLDNKCSVYPLSLDKNENLAAKKKSVAMHTNYLSSCSFTNSDMQILTSSGDGTCALWDVESGQLLQSFHGHSADVLSLDLAPSETGNTFVSGGCDKKANVWDMRSGQNVQCFETHDSDINCVKYYPSGDAFASGSDDSTCRLYDLRADREVAIYAKESIIFGASSVDFSLSGRLLFAGYNDYTINVWDVLKGTRVSILFGHENRVSTVRVSPDGTAFCSGSWDNTLRIWA, from the exons ATGTGTGACCAGACATTTTTGGCCATCACGTTTGGCCCGTGTGATAACTGCAGTCATAGCAAACCTCTGATGAACATCTATCTGAAGAATGAGCCTATCAACTACTGCTCGCTGTGTGTGGAGCTG ATGGCCTGTCAGGGACTGGCGAAGGGCGAAACCATCAACACGCTGAAAGTGGAGTCTGACTCTCTGAAATCCAAACTGGAGGAGGAGAGAGCTAAACTGCACGATGTCGAGC TACATCAGGTGGCAGAGAAGATCGATTCTTTGGGTCAGTTCGTCATGAAGACCAGGAGAACTTTAAAAGGACATGGGAATAAAGTTCTGTGCATGGACTGGTGCCGGGACAAGAGAAGAATCGTCAGCTCCTCTCAG GATGGAAAAGTCATTGTGTGGGATGCATTTACAACCAACAAG GAGCACGCAGTCACTATGCCCTGCACCTGGGTCATGGCTTGTGCTTACGCCCCCTCTGGTTGTGCTGTGGCCTGTGG tgGGTTGGATAATAAATGCTCTGTTTATCCTCTCTCTCTGGATAAAAATGAGAACTTGGCAGCTAAGAAGAAATCTGTGGCCATGCACACCAACTATTTGTCTTCCTGCAGCTTCACCAACTCTGATATGCAG attCTGACATCAAGTGGTGACGGCACATGTGCATTATGGGATGTTGAGAGTGGGCAGCTGCTGCAGAGTTTCCACGGTCACTCAGCAGATGTGCTCTCATTGGACCTCGCTCCCTCTGAGACAGGAAACACCTTTGTGTCTGGG ggctGTGATAAGAAGGCTAATGTGTGGGATATGCGCTCAGGGCAGAATGTTCAGTGCTTTGAGACTCATGATTCTGACATCAACTGTGTGAA ATATTATCCCAGTGGAGACGCTTTCGCATCTGGATCTGATGATTCTACG TGTCGTCTGTATGACTTGCGAGCTGACCGTGAGGTGGCCATCTACGCCAAAGAGAGCATCATATTTGGAGCCTCCAGTGTGGACTTTTCTCTCAGTG GCCGGTTGCTGTTTGCGGGTTATAATGACTACACCATTAATGTCTGGGATGTCCTGAAAGGTACCAGGGTGTCGATTCTCTTTGGCCATGAAAACCGGGTCAGCACCGTCAGAGTTTCCCCTGATGGTACTGCGTTCTGCTCAGGGTCATGGGATAACACCTTGCGG ATCTGGGCTTGA